From the genome of Cedecea lapagei, one region includes:
- the barA gene encoding two-component sensor histidine kinase BarA gives MTNYSLRARMMILILAPTLLVGLLLSIFFVVHRYNDLQRQLEDAGASIIEPLAVSSEYGMNFHSRESIRQLVSVLHRRHSEIVRGISIYDDSNNLFVTSNFQHNAARLRLPDGEKLPTDLTVSRIGDLMILRMPIISERYSPDESAEASVKQGNSMLGYVAMELDLKSVRLQQYREIFISTLMMLFCIGIAMLFAYRLMRDVTGPIRNMVNTVDRIRRGQLDSRVEGFMLGELDMLKNGINSMAMSLTAYHEEMQHNVDQATSDLRETLEQMEIQNVELDLAKKRAQEAARIKSEFLANMSHELRTPLNGVIGFTRLTLKTDLNPTQRDHLYTIERSANNLLTIINDVLDFSKLEAGKLMLESIPFPLRNTLDEVVTLLAHSAHDKGLELTLNIKNDVPDNVIGDPLRLQQVVTNLVGNAIKFTETGNIDLLVEKRAEGNNKVQIEMQIHDTGIGIPEQEQSRLFQAFRQADASISRRHGGTGLGLVITQKLVNEMGGDISFHSKPNRGSTFWFHISLDLNPNAVNDRQAMDKLAGKRLGYVEPNATAAQSTLNLLQNTPLEVIHSPSLSGLPDEHFDILLCGIPVTFTETLTLENPKLAKAVTMSDCLILALPCHTQVGAEELKRQGVAGCLIKPITSTRLFPMLLESCPKTNLTLPFIEQSNKLPMAVMAVDDNPANLKLIGALLEDRVQQVVLCESGSQALERARQMNIDIVLMDIQMPEMDGIRACELIRQLPHHQQTPVIAVTAHALAGQKEKLMSAGMNDYLAKPIEEEKLHRLLMRYHPGNIGQVPAPREEPPPPAININKTLDWNLALHQAANKADLAREMLEMLLEFLPEVRNILEEQLVGDKPEGLVDIIHKLHGSCSYSGVPRMKKLCQTLEHELRNGVAPEEMEPEILELLDEMDNVAREAKQYQG, from the coding sequence ATGACCAACTACAGCCTGCGTGCACGTATGATGATCCTGATCCTGGCCCCGACGCTTTTGGTCGGCTTGCTGCTCAGCATCTTTTTCGTTGTCCATCGTTACAATGACTTGCAGCGCCAGTTGGAGGATGCCGGCGCCAGCATTATCGAACCGCTGGCGGTCTCCAGCGAGTATGGAATGAACTTCCACAGCCGGGAATCAATTCGCCAGCTGGTCAGCGTGCTGCACCGACGCCATTCGGAGATCGTGCGCGGCATTTCAATTTACGATGACAGCAACAACCTGTTCGTCACCTCTAATTTTCAGCACAACGCGGCGCGCCTGAGGCTGCCCGATGGCGAAAAGCTGCCGACCGATCTCACTGTGAGCCGAATCGGCGACCTGATGATCCTGCGCATGCCGATTATTTCGGAGAGGTATTCGCCGGATGAGTCCGCTGAAGCCAGCGTCAAGCAGGGCAACAGCATGCTCGGCTATGTCGCTATGGAGCTGGATCTCAAATCGGTCCGGCTTCAGCAGTACCGCGAAATTTTCATTTCCACGCTGATGATGCTGTTCTGTATAGGAATAGCAATGCTGTTCGCCTACCGGCTGATGCGCGACGTCACCGGGCCAATTCGCAACATGGTGAATACCGTTGACCGCATCCGCCGCGGCCAGCTCGACAGCCGGGTTGAAGGCTTTATGCTGGGCGAGCTGGATATGCTGAAAAACGGCATTAATTCGATGGCGATGTCGTTGACCGCCTACCACGAAGAGATGCAGCACAACGTTGACCAGGCTACCTCCGACCTGCGCGAGACCCTCGAACAGATGGAGATTCAGAACGTGGAGCTCGATCTTGCCAAGAAGCGCGCGCAGGAAGCCGCCCGCATTAAATCCGAATTCCTGGCAAATATGTCCCATGAGTTGCGTACGCCGCTTAACGGGGTGATTGGTTTTACCCGTCTGACGTTAAAAACGGATTTGAACCCGACCCAGCGCGACCATCTCTACACCATTGAACGCTCGGCCAATAATTTACTCACCATCATTAACGACGTGCTGGACTTCTCCAAGCTCGAAGCGGGCAAGCTGATGCTGGAGTCTATTCCGTTCCCGCTGCGCAACACCCTCGATGAAGTGGTGACGCTGCTGGCGCACTCCGCCCACGACAAAGGCCTTGAGCTGACGCTAAACATCAAAAATGACGTCCCGGACAATGTGATTGGCGACCCTCTGCGCCTGCAGCAGGTCGTCACCAATCTGGTGGGCAATGCCATTAAGTTTACCGAAACCGGCAATATCGATCTGCTGGTGGAAAAACGAGCCGAGGGGAACAACAAGGTTCAGATTGAGATGCAGATCCACGATACCGGTATCGGCATCCCTGAGCAGGAGCAGTCGCGTCTTTTCCAGGCCTTCCGTCAGGCAGATGCGAGTATCTCGCGCCGCCACGGCGGTACGGGACTGGGGCTGGTTATCACCCAGAAACTGGTCAATGAGATGGGCGGCGATATCTCCTTCCACAGCAAACCTAATCGTGGTTCAACCTTCTGGTTCCATATCAGCCTCGACCTGAACCCGAACGCCGTCAATGACAGGCAGGCGATGGACAAGCTGGCGGGGAAACGTCTCGGCTACGTTGAGCCGAACGCCACCGCCGCGCAAAGCACGCTGAATTTGCTGCAGAACACGCCGCTGGAAGTGATCCACAGCCCGTCGCTGTCCGGGCTGCCCGACGAGCATTTTGATATCCTGCTGTGCGGCATTCCCGTCACCTTTACGGAAACGCTCACGCTGGAGAACCCAAAGCTCGCCAAGGCAGTGACCATGTCAGACTGCCTGATTCTGGCGCTACCTTGTCATACCCAGGTGGGTGCGGAAGAGCTCAAACGCCAGGGCGTTGCGGGCTGCCTGATAAAACCCATTACCTCCACCCGCCTGTTCCCGATGCTGCTTGAAAGCTGCCCTAAAACGAATCTGACGCTGCCGTTTATTGAGCAGAGTAACAAGCTGCCGATGGCGGTGATGGCGGTGGACGACAACCCTGCAAACCTGAAGCTGATCGGCGCGCTGCTGGAAGACCGGGTTCAGCAGGTCGTGCTGTGCGAAAGCGGGTCGCAGGCGCTGGAACGCGCAAGGCAAATGAATATTGATATCGTCTTGATGGACATTCAAATGCCGGAGATGGACGGAATTCGGGCCTGCGAACTGATTCGCCAGCTGCCGCACCATCAGCAAACCCCGGTGATTGCCGTTACCGCTCACGCGCTGGCGGGGCAAAAGGAGAAGCTGATGAGCGCCGGCATGAACGACTATCTGGCTAAGCCGATTGAAGAGGAAAAACTGCATCGCCTGCTGATGCGCTACCATCCCGGCAACATCGGGCAGGTTCCTGCGCCGCGGGAAGAGCCGCCGCCTCCGGCGATTAACATCAATAAAACGCTGGACTGGAACCTGGCCCTGCATCAGGCCGCCAACAAAGCAGACCTGGCGCGTGAGATGCTTGAAATGCTGCTGGAGTTTCTGCCGGAAGTGAGAAATATCCTCGAAGAACAGCTGGTGGGTGACAAACCAGAAGGGCTGGTCGATATTATTCACAAGCTGCACGGGAGCTGCAGCTACAGCGGCGTTCCGCGCATGAAAAAGCTCTGCCAGACGCTGGAGCACGAGTTACGCAACGGCGTAGCACCGGAGGAGATGGAGCCTGAAATTCTGGAGCTGCTGGACGAAATGGATAACGTTGCCCGTGAGGCGAAGCAGTACCAGGGCTGA
- the mazG gene encoding nucleoside triphosphate pyrophosphohydrolase, giving the protein MTQIDRLLGIMQRLRDPENGCPWDREQTFATIAPHTLEETYEVLDAINREDFDDLRGELGDLLFQVVFYAQMGQEEGRFNFEDICRGISDKLERRHPHIFADGDAATSGEVLAKWEQIKIEERAQKAQHSALDDIPEALPALMRAQKIQKRCSNVGFDWKTLGPVLDKVHEEIDEVMFEAQQVVVDEAKLEEEVGDLLFATVNLARHLGTKAEVALQKANRKFEARFRKVEAIVAAQGLTMEQAGLEIMENAWQEVKRQETDI; this is encoded by the coding sequence ATGACTCAAATCGACCGCCTGCTTGGGATCATGCAGCGCCTGCGCGATCCTGAAAACGGCTGCCCGTGGGACCGCGAACAGACCTTTGCCACCATCGCCCCTCATACCCTCGAAGAAACCTATGAAGTGCTCGACGCCATTAACCGTGAAGATTTTGACGATCTGCGCGGCGAGCTTGGCGACCTGCTGTTCCAGGTGGTGTTTTACGCGCAGATGGGGCAGGAAGAAGGGCGCTTCAACTTCGAAGATATCTGCCGTGGTATCAGCGACAAGCTTGAGCGCCGCCACCCGCATATCTTTGCTGACGGTGACGCCGCGACCAGCGGTGAAGTGCTGGCGAAGTGGGAGCAGATCAAAATTGAAGAGCGTGCGCAGAAGGCCCAGCACTCAGCGCTGGACGATATCCCTGAAGCGCTGCCTGCGCTGATGCGTGCCCAGAAAATCCAGAAACGCTGCTCAAACGTCGGCTTTGACTGGAAGACGCTTGGCCCGGTGCTGGATAAAGTGCACGAAGAGATCGACGAAGTGATGTTTGAAGCCCAGCAGGTGGTGGTGGATGAGGCGAAGCTGGAAGAGGAAGTGGGCGATTTATTGTTCGCTACCGTTAATCTGGCGCGCCATTTGGGAACCAAAGCCGAAGTGGCGTTACAAAAAGCTAACCGAAAATTCGAGGCGCGTTTCCGAAAAGTGGAGGCAATTGTCGCCGCCCAGGGGCTGACGATGGAGCAGGCCGGGCTGGAAATCATGGAAAATGCCTGGCAGGAAGTGAAACGCCAGGAAACTGATATCTAA
- the pyrG gene encoding glutamine hydrolyzing CTP synthase: protein MTTNYIFVTGGVVSSLGKGIAAASLAAILEARGLNVSIMKLDPYINVDPGTMSPIQHGEVFVTEDGAETDLDLGHYERFIRNKMSRRNNFTTGRIYSDVLRKERRGDYLGATVQVIPHITNAIKERILEGGEGHDVVLVEIGGTVGDIESLPFLEAIRQMAVEVGREHTLYMHLTLVPYMAAAGEVKTKPTQHSVKELLSIGIQPDVLICRSDRVVPANERAKIALFCNVPEKAVISLKDVDSIYKIPGLLKSQGLDDYICKRFSLNAPEANLAEWEQVIYEEANPTGEITIGMVGKYIELPDAYKSVIEALKHGGLKNRLTVNIKLIDSQDVETRGVELLKGLDAILIPGGFGYRGVEGKIATARYARENNIPYLGICLGMQVALIEFARNVAGMDNANSTEFVPDCKYPVVALITEWRDEEGNVEVRSEKSDLGGTMRLGGQQCQLTDGSLVREMYGEPTIVERHRHRYEVNNMLLKPIEAAGLRVAGRSGDDQLVEIIEVPNHPWFVACQFHPEFTSTPRDGHPLFAGFVKAAGEYQKRQAK, encoded by the coding sequence ATGACAACGAACTATATTTTTGTGACCGGCGGGGTCGTTTCCTCTCTGGGTAAAGGCATTGCCGCAGCCTCCCTCGCAGCTATTCTTGAAGCCCGTGGCCTCAACGTATCCATCATGAAACTCGATCCGTACATCAACGTCGATCCGGGTACCATGAGCCCTATTCAACATGGGGAAGTGTTCGTTACCGAAGACGGCGCTGAAACCGATCTGGATTTGGGTCACTACGAGCGTTTTATCCGTAACAAGATGAGCCGCCGTAACAACTTCACCACCGGCCGTATCTACTCTGACGTTCTGCGTAAAGAGCGCCGTGGTGACTATCTTGGCGCGACCGTGCAGGTTATCCCGCACATCACCAACGCCATTAAAGAACGTATTCTGGAAGGTGGTGAAGGCCACGACGTGGTGCTGGTTGAAATCGGCGGCACCGTCGGTGACATCGAGTCCCTGCCGTTCCTTGAAGCGATTCGTCAGATGGCGGTAGAAGTGGGCCGCGAGCACACCCTCTACATGCATCTGACCCTGGTGCCTTACATGGCCGCAGCCGGTGAAGTGAAAACCAAACCGACGCAGCACTCCGTAAAAGAACTGCTCTCCATCGGTATCCAGCCAGACGTGCTGATCTGCCGCTCTGACCGCGTTGTGCCGGCCAACGAGCGCGCGAAGATTGCATTGTTCTGTAACGTTCCGGAGAAAGCGGTAATCTCTCTGAAAGACGTCGATTCTATCTATAAAATTCCAGGCCTGTTGAAATCACAGGGGCTGGACGATTATATTTGTAAACGATTCAGCTTGAACGCACCGGAAGCCAATCTGGCAGAATGGGAACAGGTTATCTATGAAGAAGCCAACCCAACGGGCGAAATCACCATCGGTATGGTTGGCAAGTACATTGAACTGCCGGATGCCTATAAATCGGTGATTGAAGCGCTGAAGCACGGCGGGCTGAAAAATCGCCTGACCGTGAACATCAAGCTGATTGATTCACAGGATGTTGAAACCCGTGGCGTAGAGCTGCTGAAAGGCCTGGATGCTATCCTGATCCCTGGCGGCTTCGGCTACCGCGGCGTTGAAGGCAAAATTGCCACCGCTCGCTATGCCCGCGAAAACAACATCCCTTACCTGGGTATTTGCCTGGGTATGCAGGTTGCGCTTATCGAGTTCGCCCGTAACGTGGCGGGCATGGATAACGCCAACTCGACTGAATTTGTGCCAGACTGTAAGTACCCTGTGGTGGCGCTGATCACCGAGTGGCGCGATGAAGAAGGCAACGTTGAGGTCCGCAGCGAGAAGAGCGATCTGGGCGGCACCATGCGCCTCGGCGGGCAGCAGTGTCAGCTGACCGACGGCAGCCTGGTTCGTGAGATGTACGGTGAGCCAACTATCGTTGAACGCCATCGCCATCGCTATGAAGTCAACAACATGCTGTTGAAACCGATTGAAGCAGCTGGTTTACGTGTTGCAGGTCGTTCCGGTGATGACCAACTGGTGGAAATCATTGAGGTGCCAAACCATCCGTGGTTTGTTGCCTGCCAGTTCCACCCGGAATTCACTTCGACTCCGCGTGACGGGCACCCACTGTTTGCAGGCTTCGTGAAAGCCGCCGGTGAGTACCAGAAGCGCCAGGCGAAGTAA
- the relA gene encoding GTP diphosphokinase: protein MVAVRSAHLNKAGEFAPEKWIASLGISNQQSCERLAETWAYCERQTKGHPDAELLLWRGVEMVEILSMLSMDNDTLRAALLFPLADAGVVSEEIMLESVGKQIVTLIHGVRDMDAIRHLKATHNDSVSSDQVDNVRRMLLAMVDDFRCVVIKLAERIAHLREVKDAPEDERVLAAKECTNIYAPLANRLGIGQLKWELEDYCFRYLHPAEYKRIAKLLHERRIDREQYIDDFVATLRASMKEEGVKAEVYGRPKHIYSIWRKMQKKHLAFDELFDVRAVRIVAERLQDCYAALGIVHTHFRHMPDEFDDYVANPKPNGYQSIHTVVLGPNGKTIEIQIRTKQMHEESELGVAAHWKYKEGNARSGSSGHEDRIAWLRKLIAWQEEMSDSGEMLDEVRSQVFDDRVYVFTPKGDVVDLPAGSTPLDFAYHIHSDVGHRCIGAKIGGRIVPFTYQLQMGDQVEVITQKQPNPSRDWLNPNLGYITTSRGRAKIHNWFRKQDRDKNILAGRQILDNEIEHLGISLKEAEKTLLPRYNFNEIEELLAAIGGGDIRLNQMSNYLQAQFNKPSAEEQDAAALRQLKQKTYSPPQSSSKDNGRVVVEGVGNLMHHIARCCQPIPGDEIVGFITQGRGISIHRADCDQLAELQSHAPERIVDAVWGESYSSGYSLVVRVTANDRSGLLRDITTILANEKVNVLGVASRSDTKQQLATIDMTIEIYNLQVLGRVLGKLSQVPDIIDARRLHG, encoded by the coding sequence ATGGTTGCGGTAAGAAGTGCACATCTCAACAAAGCTGGCGAATTTGCGCCCGAAAAATGGATTGCAAGCCTCGGGATTTCAAACCAGCAGTCGTGTGAACGCTTAGCCGAAACCTGGGCGTATTGTGAACGCCAGACCAAAGGACATCCCGACGCCGAGCTGCTGCTGTGGCGCGGGGTAGAGATGGTCGAAATCCTCTCGATGCTGAGTATGGATAACGATACTCTTCGCGCCGCGCTGCTGTTCCCGCTGGCGGATGCCGGCGTGGTCAGTGAAGAAATAATGCTGGAAAGCGTTGGCAAGCAGATTGTGACGCTGATTCACGGCGTGCGCGATATGGACGCTATCCGCCACCTGAAGGCGACCCACAACGACTCTGTATCTTCCGACCAGGTGGATAACGTTCGCCGAATGCTGCTGGCGATGGTGGATGATTTCCGCTGCGTGGTGATTAAGCTTGCCGAACGAATTGCTCATCTGCGCGAAGTGAAGGATGCGCCGGAAGACGAGCGCGTGCTCGCCGCCAAAGAGTGTACCAATATCTACGCGCCGCTGGCGAACCGCCTCGGCATCGGCCAGCTCAAGTGGGAGCTGGAAGATTACTGCTTCCGCTATTTGCACCCGGCGGAATATAAGCGCATCGCAAAACTGCTGCACGAGCGCCGTATCGATCGCGAGCAGTATATTGACGATTTTGTTGCCACGCTGCGCGCTTCGATGAAAGAAGAGGGCGTGAAGGCTGAGGTTTATGGCCGGCCGAAACATATCTACAGCATCTGGCGTAAAATGCAGAAAAAGCACCTCGCCTTTGACGAGCTGTTTGACGTACGTGCTGTGCGCATTGTCGCTGAACGCCTGCAGGATTGTTATGCCGCGCTGGGGATAGTCCATACTCATTTCCGCCACATGCCGGACGAGTTTGATGACTATGTCGCCAACCCGAAACCGAACGGCTACCAGTCTATTCATACCGTGGTGCTTGGCCCTAACGGCAAAACGATCGAGATTCAGATCCGCACCAAGCAGATGCACGAAGAGTCCGAGCTGGGCGTTGCCGCGCACTGGAAGTACAAAGAGGGCAACGCACGCAGCGGCAGTTCTGGTCATGAAGATCGTATCGCGTGGCTGCGTAAGCTTATTGCCTGGCAGGAAGAGATGTCCGATTCCGGCGAGATGCTCGACGAGGTCCGCAGCCAGGTGTTTGACGATCGCGTCTATGTGTTTACGCCGAAGGGAGACGTTGTCGACCTGCCTGCGGGCTCGACGCCGCTGGACTTTGCCTACCACATTCACAGCGATGTGGGGCACCGCTGCATCGGGGCTAAGATCGGCGGGCGCATCGTGCCGTTCACCTATCAGCTGCAGATGGGCGATCAGGTTGAAGTGATTACCCAGAAGCAGCCTAACCCGAGCCGCGACTGGCTTAACCCAAACCTGGGCTACATCACCACCAGCCGCGGGCGCGCGAAGATCCATAACTGGTTCCGCAAGCAGGATCGGGATAAGAACATTCTCGCCGGGCGTCAGATCCTGGATAACGAAATTGAGCATCTGGGGATCAGCCTGAAAGAGGCGGAAAAAACGCTGCTGCCGCGCTACAACTTCAACGAAATTGAAGAGCTGCTGGCGGCTATCGGCGGCGGGGATATTCGCCTCAATCAGATGAGTAACTACCTGCAGGCGCAGTTCAATAAGCCAAGCGCCGAAGAGCAGGATGCCGCCGCGCTGCGCCAGCTGAAGCAAAAAACTTATTCACCGCCGCAGTCCAGCAGTAAAGATAACGGGCGCGTGGTTGTTGAGGGTGTAGGTAATCTTATGCACCACATCGCCCGCTGCTGCCAGCCGATCCCCGGAGATGAAATCGTTGGTTTCATCACCCAGGGGCGTGGGATCTCGATTCACCGTGCGGACTGCGATCAGCTGGCCGAGCTGCAGTCCCATGCGCCGGAGCGCATTGTCGATGCCGTCTGGGGAGAGAGCTATTCCAGCGGCTATTCGCTGGTGGTTCGCGTGACGGCCAACGATCGTAGCGGCCTGCTTCGCGATATCACCACGATTCTGGCGAACGAGAAGGTCAACGTGCTTGGCGTTGCCAGCCGCAGCGATACGAAGCAGCAGCTGGCCACCATCGATATGACCATTGAGATCTACAACCTGCAGGTGCTTGGACGCGTGCTGGGTAAACTAAGCCAGGTGCCGGACATTATCGATGCCCGCAGGCTGCACGGCTAA
- the eno gene encoding phosphopyruvate hydratase: protein MSKIVKVIGREIIDSRGNPTVEAEVHLEGGFVGLAAAPSGASTGSREALELRDGDKSRFMGKGVLKAVAAVNGPIAEAVLGKDAKDQANIDKIMIDLDGTENKSKFGANAILAVSLAAAKAAAASKGLPLYAHIAELNGTPGKYSMPLPMMNIINGGEHADNNVDIQEFMIQPVGAKTLKEAVRIGSEVFHNLAKVLKSKGMNTAVGDEGGYAPNLGSNAEALAVIAEAVKAAGYELGKDVTLAMDCAASEFYKDGKYVLAGEGNKAFTSEEFTHFLEELTKQYPIVSIEDGLDESDWAGFAYQTKVLGDKIQLVGDDLFVTNTKILKEGIDKGIANSILIKFNQIGSLTETLAAIKMAKDAGYTAVISHRSGETEDATIADLAVGTAAGQIKTGSMSRSDRVAKYNQLIRIEEALAAQGTPAPFNGLKEVKGQ, encoded by the coding sequence ATGTCCAAAATTGTGAAAGTGATCGGTCGTGAAATCATCGACTCCCGCGGTAACCCGACTGTTGAAGCCGAAGTTCACCTGGAAGGCGGTTTCGTTGGTCTGGCAGCGGCACCATCAGGCGCTTCTACCGGTTCACGTGAAGCTCTGGAACTGCGCGATGGCGACAAATCTCGTTTCATGGGTAAAGGCGTACTGAAAGCTGTTGCTGCGGTTAACGGCCCTATCGCTGAAGCCGTGCTTGGCAAAGATGCTAAAGACCAGGCTAACATCGATAAGATCATGATCGATCTGGATGGTACCGAGAACAAATCCAAGTTTGGCGCTAACGCTATCCTGGCGGTTTCTCTGGCTGCTGCTAAAGCCGCTGCTGCCTCTAAAGGCCTGCCGCTTTACGCTCACATCGCTGAACTGAACGGCACCCCAGGCAAATACTCTATGCCTCTGCCTATGATGAACATCATCAACGGCGGCGAGCACGCTGACAACAACGTTGATATTCAGGAGTTCATGATTCAGCCTGTTGGCGCGAAAACCCTGAAAGAAGCGGTACGTATCGGTTCTGAAGTGTTCCACAACCTGGCTAAAGTGCTGAAGTCCAAAGGCATGAACACCGCTGTGGGTGACGAAGGCGGCTACGCGCCTAACCTGGGTTCTAACGCAGAAGCGCTGGCTGTTATCGCTGAAGCGGTTAAAGCCGCGGGCTACGAGCTGGGTAAAGACGTTACTCTGGCGATGGACTGTGCAGCGTCTGAGTTCTACAAAGACGGCAAATACGTGCTGGCCGGCGAAGGCAACAAAGCGTTCACTTCCGAAGAGTTCACTCACTTCCTGGAAGAGCTGACCAAACAGTACCCAATCGTTTCTATCGAAGACGGTCTGGACGAATCTGACTGGGCTGGTTTCGCATACCAGACCAAAGTGCTGGGCGACAAAATCCAGCTGGTGGGTGACGATCTGTTCGTCACCAACACCAAGATCCTGAAAGAAGGTATCGATAAAGGTATCGCTAACTCCATCCTGATCAAATTCAACCAGATCGGTTCCCTGACCGAAACTCTGGCTGCGATCAAAATGGCGAAAGACGCTGGCTACACTGCGGTTATCTCTCACCGTTCCGGCGAAACCGAAGACGCGACCATCGCTGACCTGGCTGTGGGTACCGCTGCAGGCCAGATCAAAACTGGTTCTATGAGCCGTTCTGACCGTGTTGCTAAGTACAACCAGCTGATTCGTATCGAAGAAGCACTGGCTGCACAGGGCACCCCAGCGCCGTTCAACGGCCTGAAAGAAGTTAAAGGTCAGTAA
- the rlmD gene encoding 23S rRNA (uracil(1939)-C(5))-methyltransferase RlmD, producing the protein MAQFYSAKRRDTNRELITVTVNDLDPFGQGVARHKGKALFIRGALPGEQVEVRITEDKRSYALAEVKRRLNDSPERVKPRCPHFGVCGGCQQQHASVALQQEAKSKALGRMMGEREHPRQVDEIISAAPWGYRRRARLGLNYLPRTQTLQMGFRKASDKALVDIHHCPVLAPRLEALLEPLRQCLSGLSIVNRLGHVELVLADGGPLMVLRHLAPPDEDDRKKLEQFSHSHEVALFLAPDSDNLESLAKEEPWYHSDGLRLTFSPRDFIQVNDAVNQQMVARAIEWLEVQPEDRVLDLFCGMGNFTLPLAKRASAVVGVEGVAALVAKGEYNAQHNSLKNVTFFHENLEDEVTRQPWAQQGFTKILLDPARAGAAGVMQHVIKLAPSRVVYVSCNPTTLARDSEALLAAGYQIKRLTMLDMFPHTGHLESMALFERI; encoded by the coding sequence ATGGCGCAATTCTACTCTGCAAAGCGACGCGATACGAATCGTGAATTAATAACCGTGACCGTCAACGACCTCGATCCGTTCGGTCAGGGCGTTGCGCGTCACAAAGGCAAAGCGCTCTTTATTCGCGGCGCATTACCCGGCGAACAGGTTGAGGTTCGCATTACTGAAGATAAGCGTAGCTACGCTCTGGCTGAGGTAAAGCGCCGCTTAAACGACAGCCCGGAGCGGGTAAAACCACGTTGCCCGCACTTTGGCGTCTGTGGCGGCTGCCAGCAGCAGCACGCAAGCGTCGCGCTGCAGCAGGAAGCGAAGTCTAAAGCCCTTGGGCGGATGATGGGTGAGCGCGAACATCCTCGTCAGGTAGACGAAATTATTTCCGCCGCGCCATGGGGATACCGTCGTCGCGCACGGCTGGGGTTGAATTATCTGCCGCGCACGCAAACCTTACAGATGGGTTTTCGTAAGGCGAGTGATAAAGCGCTGGTGGATATTCACCATTGCCCCGTGCTGGCGCCCCGGCTTGAAGCATTGCTTGAACCGCTGCGGCAGTGTCTGTCGGGATTAAGTATCGTTAATCGCCTTGGCCACGTGGAGCTGGTTCTCGCCGACGGCGGGCCGCTGATGGTGCTGCGCCATCTGGCGCCGCCCGATGAGGATGACCGGAAAAAACTGGAACAGTTTTCGCATTCCCACGAAGTGGCGCTATTTCTTGCGCCTGACAGCGACAATCTGGAGTCGCTGGCAAAGGAAGAGCCCTGGTATCACTCAGACGGGCTACGCTTAACCTTTAGCCCGCGGGACTTTATCCAGGTTAACGATGCGGTAAACCAGCAGATGGTCGCCCGGGCTATCGAGTGGTTGGAGGTGCAGCCGGAGGATCGGGTGCTAGATTTGTTCTGCGGTATGGGGAATTTTACCCTGCCGTTAGCAAAACGAGCCTCGGCGGTAGTGGGCGTTGAGGGTGTTGCTGCGCTGGTGGCGAAAGGTGAATATAATGCTCAGCATAATTCGCTGAAAAACGTGACGTTCTTCCATGAAAATCTGGAGGATGAGGTGACGCGTCAGCCGTGGGCGCAACAAGGATTCACTAAAATATTGCTCGACCCGGCGCGCGCCGGTGCGGCGGGCGTTATGCAACACGTTATCAAGCTGGCGCCGAGTCGCGTGGTGTACGTATCCTGTAACCCCACCACGCTTGCGCGCGACAGCGAAGCGTTGCTGGCCGCAGGGTATCAAATTAAGCGACTGACTATGCTCGATATGTTCCCCCACACCGGGCATCTGGAGTCTATGGCGCTCTTTGAGCGTATTTAA